A region of the Gemmatimonadaceae bacterium genome:
GGAATCGCGCCCGAACGCGGAAGCGTTAGGCACGCGAGCATCGCCGCGGGTCCTTCGGGACGCGCCGCCAGAACGTTGTGCGCGTCGGCGTTCGGTGTCCGAAGAGTCCGTCAGCGTAGCACTTGGAGGACGCGGAGTGCCCGAGAACGTCACCAGTGAATCGAGCCGCGCGGCGAGTGCTGGTCCGATCCCTTTGACGCGTCGGAAGTTCGCGAGCGAGCCAAAAAGACCGTGTTTTTCACGATCGACAATTATGCGACGGGCGAGCACCGGCCCGACGCCGGGGAGCGCATCGAGCTCCTCCGTCGACGCAAAGTCGACGTCGATCCTGCCCGTTCGCAACGCCACGCGGATTTTGCCGTTAGGCAGATGCCGTTCGACGCTGGTGTCGCTGCCGGGCAAAGTGTCCGGTGGGAGCCGATGGCGGCCGCGCGCCTTGGCGGAGTTTGTCTTGGCGTTGCCCTGCTTGACTCGCCGAGCCGAGTCGACGGCGACGAGCTGAGTCTCGAGGGCACGGGTGTCGTGCGGTGGCAGCTTCTCGATGCTCCCGACAGCGCGTAGCGCGCGCACCGACGCTCCGAGGAGCGCGACGCTGGCAAGGAAGAGAAGTACTTTCTTTTCGGCGGGCGTTGGCATGCCGCAACACTAGCCGCAGCGCCTTCGCTCGGCGTTATCGAAGTGTTTCGGGCGGTATCAATCGCGCGCGACGCACTGCGCGCCGGAGCCAGGAGCCTAACGAGTAACGAGCGCGACGGCGACATCACCGACGATCTGCAGGCTGCGCGCCGACACCTTGTCGAACGTATCTTGCATCGTGTGATGCAGATTGTTCGGACCGGGTTCGCAGTCGACGGTGCCGTCGGAGCAGTAATCGAAGTCTCCCACCTCGATCACGCGCAGCCCACGCTTGAGCAACGGTACGTGATCGTCGGTCACGCCGCCCCGATTGACGTCGAGAAAGTACTTCCCATATCCCAGATCAGCTGCCGTCGACCACACGCGCGTCACCACCTCGGGCGCGGCTTCGATGGAATTCGACTCCTGGTCGATCTGCAGACTCTTGTCGCCGATCATGTCGAACAGCAGTCCAAAGATTGGCCGATAATCGGCGGAGGGCAGGTGATTCGCGAAGTAGGTCGATCCGATGAGCACGTCGTAGTGTTGCGTGAGCGCGCTGTCCGGGTTGTAGCCAGTGAAGCTGCCATAGTCTTCGCCGTCGACGAACAGCAGGTCGACGCCGTAGATCGGTTTCGTCTTCTTGAGCGCGTCCGCGATTCCCATCAACAGCGCGACGCCTGAGGCGCCGTCATTTGCCCCCGGGATCGGCAACCCTCGGTTGCCGAGGGTCGGGTCTTCGTCCGCTGTCGGTCGAGTGTCCCAGTGCGTGATGTACAGGACGCGCTGCGTCGCCGAGGGATTGATGCGCGCGAGAATGTTGCGCAATGGCAGCGTATCACCCCTCGCGGTGACGTGCGACCAGCTCTGCACCACAACGGTGTCGGTGCGCTGCTTCATCTGGGAAATGATCCAGTCGCCGGCGCGGCGGTGTGCGGGACTCCCTGGAACGCGCGGCCCAAAGTCGAGCTGGGTCTTCACATACGCGAGCGACGCGTCGCCGCTGAACGCGGTCTGCGGCCGTTGAAAGCGGTCGCAGGCGCTCAGTGACAAGAACAAACAGGCGACGACAGGAAAGGGGAGCAATGATTGCACGGTGCGAGCGATTAGAGGACTGCTTGAATGCCAACGGGTTACCGATGGGCTTCAGACGCGGAGGCCGCGTGAGTGGCGGAACCCGCAGTATAGACGGTTCCCGCCACCACGCGGTCTCCGCCGTTCACATGGTCTCTTGCACAATGCTCGTGTGCCTGTGGAACTTAGAGGTACGTCCGGGCGTCCAACATTGTGGAAATACTGAAGTTCGCCGGGAACGCCTCCAGGAATCGTCGTGAAAATAATCAGTCGTTACGTACTCAAGGAGCACCTCGGCCCGTTTACCTTCGCGTTGACGGCGCTCACGTCGTTGATGTTGCTGCAATACATCGCGCGACAATTCGGGAACCTCGTCGGCAAGGGACTGCGCTGGCAGGTGATTGCCGAATTCTTCGTTCTTTCGATTCCCTTTACCGTTGCCATGACCCTCCCGATGGCCGTGCTCGTTGCCGTGCTGTACGCGTTCAGCCGGCTCGCCTCGGAGAACGAGATCACCGCGCTCAAGGCCGGCGGCGTCTCGATGCGGCAGCTGCTCATTCCATCGCTGTCCCTCGCCTTCGTGCTGGCGCTCGTCATGCTCGCCTTCAACGACCAGATCTTGCCAAGGGCGAATCATCGGCTCGCGGTCTTGCAGATGGACATACTCCGCACGAAGCCGACCTTCGCGCTTCGTGAGCAGGTACTAAACACGATCAAGGAAGGCCAGCTCTATCTTCGTGCGGGCCATCTCGACGAAGGTTCCTCGCGCATGCGCGACGTCACGATCTACGACGTCGCCAACCCTGTGAATCGGCGCACGATCACCGGCGACAGTGGCGTTATCGAGCTCGCGCCGAATCAGCGCGACCTCCACGTGACGCTCTACCACGGCCTCATGGAGACCGTTCCGACCGACAAGCCGGGTCAGCTCACTCGGCTCTACTACATGCGGCAGCTCATGCGCGTTGCCGGCGTCGCGTCGCAGTTCCAGGAGACCGGGGACGCCGACACCGTGTCGAAGGGCGACCGCGAGATGTCAGTCTGCGAGATGCAGGCAGCCCTCGCCAAGGCGGATACCGGACTCCAGCGCGCGCGCTTCGATTCCACCGAGGCGCAGTGGGAGCGAGACTCGATTCTCGCCGCGACGCCTCCCTCGAATATTACGAGCGCGAAGGCAGTGCCACGTCCGAAGCCGCCGGTAGGACCGCACCCGAAGGCCGTGAAGTATGGGACGCCCTTTGGCGTCGGCGGGGCGTACTGCGGTCTGCTCGCCGGCGTGGGGCGGCTGATCGGAGGTGGACCATCGCCGGCAGCCGCCGCGACTGCACGCCCCCTCCCTCCCTCGGCCGGAATTTCGCCCTCGGCTGGTGGCATGGGCGGGCTGCCGCCGGACCAGCGCCTCAATCTCTCGAAGATGAATGCGGATCAGTCGCGACTTCTGCGAAATCGTTATGACGTCGAGATTCAGAAGAAGTTCTCGCTCGCTGCCGCCTGTCTGATCTTCGTGCTCGTCGGCGCCCCCGTCGCGTTGCGCTTCCCGCGAGGCGGCGTCGGATTGGTGATCGGGGTCAGCCTGTTCATCTTTGCCGTGTACTACGTTGGCCTCATCGGCGGTGAGGCGCTGTCTGACCGAGGCATCATTTCGCCCTTCTGGGCCATGTGGGCAACGAATGTGATCATGACCGCTGTCGGACTCGTGATGACGCTGCGCATGGGCCGCGAGGCCACGACCGGCCGCGGCGGGGACTTCGGCGAAATGCTCGAAACGGCGCGCATGTGGTTCGCTCGCTTTGGTCGCCGCATCGGCCTGCCGCTCGAGCGGCGGAGGATCGCGTGAGACTCGTTAGGCCGCTGGATCGCTATGTCTTTCTCGAATTCTGGAAGATATTTGTGTCGACGGCACTCGGTTTTCCGCTGCTGGTGATCGTCATCGATCTCACCGACAATCTGAGCAAGTATCTCAGCCGGAACCTGCCGCGGCAGAACATCCTACTCAGCTACGTCTACTGGCTTCCCGACTCGATGTTCATGGTGATGCCGGCGGCCGTGCTCTTCGCGACCGTTTTCTCGATTGGTGGGTTCACGCGCCATTCGGAGATCACCGCGGCGAAGGCATCGGGGATCAGTTTCTACCGGCTCATCACGCCAATCTTGCTGGCCGCCGTCATCGCCTGTGGCCTGGATCTCGCCCTCGGCGAAGTGGTTCCGATCACCAATCAAAAGCGCGCCGACCTCCTCGAGGAGAAATCGGCCGCGGTGACGCAGACGAGCCGGTATAACTTCGCGTTCGCCGGCGAATACGGACGCGTTTACAAGATCGGATCGCTCAACACGAACAACGGCACCATGGATCAAGCGCAGATCGAGCGAAAGGGATCGGGCGCGGACTATCCGACCTACGTGCTCACGGCGCGCACCGCACGCTATGACGCGAAGCGTGGCTGGACGCTCGGCGTCGGCTACCTCGAGGTGGTCCCGGACACGACCCCCGCCAGCTTCGCTGTAAGCTTCGACAGCCTTCGTGATCGTCGCTTCACCGAGCACCCGGTCGAGATGATGGCGAAGCCACGCAGCCCGGAAGAGATGCGCTATGAGGAGCTCACTCGCTTCATTCGTGCACAGGAGCGTTCGGGGAGCGACGCCAATCTCATGCGTGTCGAGCGGGCGCTCAAGATCGCGATTCCCGCGACGTGCATCATCATTGCGCTCTTCGGCGCGCCCCTTGCCACGAGCACGCAGCGAGGTGGCACTGCGTACGGCATCGGCGTCAGCCTCGCCACGACCGTGATCTTCCTGATGATGATTCAGCTGACGAAGGCCATTGGCGGCAAAGGACTCATCCCGCCCGATCTTGCGGCGTGGGTTCCCGGAGTGCTGTTCGGGGTCATTGGGCTGGTGCTGATGGCACGCGTCCGAACGTAGGGCATGCTTTGGCGCGCTCACCCTCTACCGCGCTATGCTAGAATTCGGCGTGCTGACACGTCTCGCTAGGCAGAGCGAACCCACCGATATGCACCGCTAGTGGGTTCCACTTTTTATCCTCGGGGTACCGATCTACGGCCGACGGAAACGTTCCCGGTCGTGCAGCGCGCGGGAGTTCGCTTCTTCCGCCGCGTCACACGCAGCTTCGTCAACATTTTTCGACACGTCGGGCTTCGCGGCTTTTTCCTGCGCGACATCGTACGCGCGCTCGCGGAGCCGGGCACGTGGGTTGGCGAGTGGAGTCGCCAGATGCGCAATATCGGCGTCGATTCGGTACCGCTCGCATGCATCGTCGCGGCGTTCATCGGCGCCGTCATCGCCATTCAGATCCGGTATCAGCTCTTTCCCGGTGTTCAGCTGTCGCTCGTGGGGCTTGCCTCACGACTGATGATCATTCTCGAGTTGGGCCCTCTCCTCACGGGACTCGTGCTCACCGGCCGCGTCGGTGCGCGAATGACCGCCGAGATTGGCACGATGCGCGTCACCGAGCAGATCGACGCGCTGGAAACGCTGGCGTATGACCCGATCGCCTACCTCGTCGTCCCTCGTTTGTTGGCGGCGCTCGTTATGCTTCCAACGTTGGTCATTCTCGCCGATGCCGTGGGGCTGGGGAGTGCGTACGTCATCTCGATTTTCTTCACGAAAGTACCGCCCAGCGACTTCAAAGAAGGGCTTCGGCTGGGATATGGTGGCTTTCAGCTGTTTTATAGTTTGCTCAAGGCAATGCTGTTCGGCTGGGCAATCGCCTTCAACTGCTCGTACGAGGGCTACATCACGGAGACGGGCGCCGAGGGCGTCGGGCGGTCGACCGCGCGGGCCGTGGTCATCACGTCCGTCGTCATTCTGGTGCTCGACGCGATTACGGCAATTCTGCTCGGACCTTTCCTTCAAGCATGAGACGACGCGACGAAGTGGCCGTCGGTGTACTTATCACCATCGCCATCGCGATTCTCGCGGTCGGCGCCCTGTGGCTCGCGCGCGGCGGACTGTCGACCGGGTACCCCCTGTACACGCGATTTCAGTGGGGGCAGAGTTTGAAGCAGGGGCAGCCCGTGCTGCTCGCCGGCGTGAACGTGGGCTACGTGAGCGACGTGAAGCTCCGGCGCGACGGCTATCTCGACGTCACCTTCCGCGTCGACAACGATCAGATGGTGCCGAAGGGATCGGTGGCGACGGTGAAGCCGGTCGGCATCTTCGGCGACGTCGCCGTCGCCATCACGCCAACGTTTCCCGTGCCCCCGCAGAATTACGCGCCTGGTGACACCGTGCCGGCGGGCACACCCAGTCCCGATATCGCGCAGATCATGACGCGCATGGACTCGATCGGGATGAACGTCGAGCGGATGACGCGCGCGATGGATATAGAGCTCGTGCAGGCCGGCGGTGTGAAGGATCTGCGGCGCACGATCGCCGCCACGACGTCGCTCGCGTCGGAGCTTCAGTCGATCGCCGCCGAGCAGAATCGCAATCTCACGGCGACGCTCGCCGCGTATCGGCGGGCGGCGACGGCGATCGACTCGGCGCGCATCGACTCGACGCTACGCAGCTTCTCGTCAACGAGCCAGAACTTCGCGAAGCTCGCCAGCACGCTCGACAGTGCGTCGCGCCAGCTCAACTTCGCGCTCTCCAAGCTCAACACGGGCGAGGGATCGGCCGGGCGGCTCCTGACCGACACGTCGCTCTATCGCGACGTCCGCAACCTCGTCGGCAGCGTCGATTCCCTTATGAACGACTTCAAGAAGAATCCGCGGAAGTACATCAACTTGCGGATATTCTGACGCGCAGGATGACAGGCTAGTCTCGGATCGTCCCGATCCTGTTCAGATAGACTGTTCCCTGTTTCATCACGAACCGCACGCGCTCGAGCGCGTGAATGTCCGTCGCGGGATCGCCTTCCACCGCGATGATGTCGGCAAAAGCCTTGGGCTTCACGACACCGATTCGATTCTCGAGGCCGAGCAATCGTGAGGCATTCCATGTGGCTGCCTGCACGACGTTGAGATTCGGCATTCCGCCTTCCGCGTACGCAAAAAGATTGTGCTTCGCCGCTTCGCCCTGCGGCATTCCCATATCGAGATAATTGTCCGACCCGGCCGCGATCGTGACGCCGATCTTCATCGCGCGCCGCAGTCGGTCGCGCTGGCCCGCGAGGTAGGTCGGCACCTGCGCGGGTGTCACGGTGAACTTGCCTTGCGAGCGGCTCGCGTAACGAAGCATCGTCGCACTGTCGAGATCCGTCGGCACCATGAAGATTCCTTTCTGCTTCATGAGCGTGAGCGTCGAGTCCGCGACCTGATACGCGTGCTCGATGCCATCGACGCCCGCCGTCGCGGCGCGCCAGACCGCTTCGTCCGACGTTGCGTGCGCGGTGACCTTCACGTGCAGGCGATGCGCCTCGTCGACGATCGCGCGCATCTCGTCGACGGAGAGCGCGCCTCGGTTCGGCGTGTTGTTCGAGTAGATCTTGATCACGTCCGCGCCATACGTGACGTTCTCGCGAACGCCTAACGCGGCGTCCTGCGGACCGCGCACGACCCGGTATTCCTCCTCCGCGATCGTCCGGTAGCTGCTCTGGAGCCCTGGGAACTGCCCGCCTTCGGGACTCAACCCCGGACCGGCCGCAACCATTCGCGGCCCGTCGACGCTGCCATCGCGAATGGCATCGCGGAGCGCGATGTCACCGAAACGACCGGAGTTCCCGAGGTCGCGCACCGTGGTGATGCCGGCGGCGAGAAAGGTGCGTGCCCGCGCCGCGCCGTGGAGCGCGCGCAGCGGAGTGCCCTCCATGATGACGGCGCCTGCGCCTTGCATCGTGAGCTCACCTGCCGGACTCTCGAGATAGAGCAGATGCGTATGCGAATCGATGAGCCCTGGCAGCACCGAGTATCGTGACAGGTCGACGACCTTCGCTCCCGCCGGCGCTGCAATGTGCTCGGCCACCGAGTCGATCATGCCGCGCTTGACGAGAATGTCGCGCGCCGTCAGGAAGACCGCGTGCTCGCTGTCGTACACGCGGCCTGCGTGAATGAGCGTGACGCCGCTGTCGATTGGCGTTTGAGCCGTCGCGGACGACGCAATGAGGCCGAAAAGCAGAATCTGTATCGGACGCATACCCTTCGCTTCGTTCAGGATGACAGTATCGCTAATCAGCGGCTGATTCGGCGCGCGCTGCCGTAGCCGCCGGCCGTCGTCCAACGGTCAGATAGAAGACAGGAATGCCCAACAGCGTTACGCCCATCACTGCCAACGTCGCCCAGCGACTCGACGGATCGATGATGGCGTTCGCGAGCAGATAGATCGTCGCGAGCACGAACAGCGCCGGGACCACGGGATAACCCGGCGTGCGGAATGGCGGATCGTAATCCGCGCGCCGCCGCAGCACGTAGATCGAGGCGACGCCTAACGCGTAGAACGGAATGATCGCCGTCACGAATGTGTCGGCAAGTTGCTCGAACGTTCGCAGGAGCACGAAGCCGGCGCCCAACACCGCCGCGATCGCGATCGCGACGTAGGGCGTCTGAAAGCGCGGATGCACCG
Encoded here:
- a CDS encoding M28 family peptidase — translated: MQSLLPFPVVACLFLSLSACDRFQRPQTAFSGDASLAYVKTQLDFGPRVPGSPAHRRAGDWIISQMKQRTDTVVVQSWSHVTARGDTLPLRNILARINPSATQRVLYITHWDTRPTADEDPTLGNRGLPIPGANDGASGVALLMGIADALKKTKPIYGVDLLFVDGEDYGSFTGYNPDSALTQHYDVLIGSTYFANHLPSADYRPIFGLLFDMIGDKSLQIDQESNSIEAAPEVVTRVWSTAADLGYGKYFLDVNRGGVTDDHVPLLKRGLRVIEVGDFDYCSDGTVDCEPGPNNLHHTMQDTFDKVSARSLQIVGDVAVALVTR
- a CDS encoding LptF/LptG family permease translates to MKIISRYVLKEHLGPFTFALTALTSLMLLQYIARQFGNLVGKGLRWQVIAEFFVLSIPFTVAMTLPMAVLVAVLYAFSRLASENEITALKAGGVSMRQLLIPSLSLAFVLALVMLAFNDQILPRANHRLAVLQMDILRTKPTFALREQVLNTIKEGQLYLRAGHLDEGSSRMRDVTIYDVANPVNRRTITGDSGVIELAPNQRDLHVTLYHGLMETVPTDKPGQLTRLYYMRQLMRVAGVASQFQETGDADTVSKGDREMSVCEMQAALAKADTGLQRARFDSTEAQWERDSILAATPPSNITSAKAVPRPKPPVGPHPKAVKYGTPFGVGGAYCGLLAGVGRLIGGGPSPAAAATARPLPPSAGISPSAGGMGGLPPDQRLNLSKMNADQSRLLRNRYDVEIQKKFSLAAACLIFVLVGAPVALRFPRGGVGLVIGVSLFIFAVYYVGLIGGEALSDRGIISPFWAMWATNVIMTAVGLVMTLRMGREATTGRGGDFGEMLETARMWFARFGRRIGLPLERRRIA
- a CDS encoding LptF/LptG family permease, which encodes MRLVRPLDRYVFLEFWKIFVSTALGFPLLVIVIDLTDNLSKYLSRNLPRQNILLSYVYWLPDSMFMVMPAAVLFATVFSIGGFTRHSEITAAKASGISFYRLITPILLAAVIACGLDLALGEVVPITNQKRADLLEEKSAAVTQTSRYNFAFAGEYGRVYKIGSLNTNNGTMDQAQIERKGSGADYPTYVLTARTARYDAKRGWTLGVGYLEVVPDTTPASFAVSFDSLRDRRFTEHPVEMMAKPRSPEEMRYEELTRFIRAQERSGSDANLMRVERALKIAIPATCIIIALFGAPLATSTQRGGTAYGIGVSLATTVIFLMMIQLTKAIGGKGLIPPDLAAWVPGVLFGVIGLVLMARVRT
- a CDS encoding ABC transporter permease, translated to MGSTFYPRGTDLRPTETFPVVQRAGVRFFRRVTRSFVNIFRHVGLRGFFLRDIVRALAEPGTWVGEWSRQMRNIGVDSVPLACIVAAFIGAVIAIQIRYQLFPGVQLSLVGLASRLMIILELGPLLTGLVLTGRVGARMTAEIGTMRVTEQIDALETLAYDPIAYLVVPRLLAALVMLPTLVILADAVGLGSAYVISIFFTKVPPSDFKEGLRLGYGGFQLFYSLLKAMLFGWAIAFNCSYEGYITETGAEGVGRSTARAVVITSVVILVLDAITAILLGPFLQA
- a CDS encoding MlaD family protein, whose translation is MRRRDEVAVGVLITIAIAILAVGALWLARGGLSTGYPLYTRFQWGQSLKQGQPVLLAGVNVGYVSDVKLRRDGYLDVTFRVDNDQMVPKGSVATVKPVGIFGDVAVAITPTFPVPPQNYAPGDTVPAGTPSPDIAQIMTRMDSIGMNVERMTRAMDIELVQAGGVKDLRRTIAATTSLASELQSIAAEQNRNLTATLAAYRRAATAIDSARIDSTLRSFSSTSQNFAKLASTLDSASRQLNFALSKLNTGEGSAGRLLTDTSLYRDVRNLVGSVDSLMNDFKKNPRKYINLRIF
- a CDS encoding amidohydrolase family protein, whose amino-acid sequence is MRPIQILLFGLIASSATAQTPIDSGVTLIHAGRVYDSEHAVFLTARDILVKRGMIDSVAEHIAAPAGAKVVDLSRYSVLPGLIDSHTHLLYLESPAGELTMQGAGAVIMEGTPLRALHGAARARTFLAAGITTVRDLGNSGRFGDIALRDAIRDGSVDGPRMVAAGPGLSPEGGQFPGLQSSYRTIAEEEYRVVRGPQDAALGVRENVTYGADVIKIYSNNTPNRGALSVDEMRAIVDEAHRLHVKVTAHATSDEAVWRAATAGVDGIEHAYQVADSTLTLMKQKGIFMVPTDLDSATMLRYASRSQGKFTVTPAQVPTYLAGQRDRLRRAMKIGVTIAAGSDNYLDMGMPQGEAAKHNLFAYAEGGMPNLNVVQAATWNASRLLGLENRIGVVKPKAFADIIAVEGDPATDIHALERVRFVMKQGTVYLNRIGTIRD